In Tepidimicrobium xylanilyticum, one DNA window encodes the following:
- a CDS encoding alpha/beta hydrolase family protein translates to MTSYLKSSYILEDKITIEGIPAILFRPKEWEKPLPTVILYHGWSSNKELQRMRGFILSTVGYQVIIPDAIHHGERGALSKYDLEDAKQYFWDTILTNIKESNTIIDQIISKYDADPNRIGVLGHSMGGFTAAGIFTHNPNVKASVIFNGSCGWENFNKWLRKNHEISNAFEFKEIDQVKRLDPQNNLNLLIDRPILLLHGDRDNVVPIESQRIFYHKIRHKYSYRDRIKLIEYPNLNHFVTTNMMEECIAWFDRFL, encoded by the coding sequence ATGACTAGCTATTTGAAATCCAGTTATATTTTAGAAGACAAAATTACAATTGAAGGAATTCCAGCGATTTTATTTAGACCTAAAGAGTGGGAAAAACCACTGCCAACAGTTATCCTTTACCATGGCTGGAGTTCAAATAAGGAATTGCAGAGGATGAGGGGTTTCATTCTATCTACAGTAGGCTATCAGGTAATAATTCCTGATGCTATCCACCATGGAGAAAGGGGAGCATTATCAAAATACGATTTAGAAGATGCAAAACAATATTTTTGGGATACGATACTAACCAATATCAAGGAATCTAATACCATAATAGACCAAATAATATCTAAGTATGACGCAGATCCAAACAGGATTGGAGTCTTAGGCCATTCCATGGGAGGATTTACTGCGGCTGGAATATTTACTCATAATCCCAATGTAAAGGCTTCAGTAATATTCAATGGTTCCTGTGGATGGGAGAATTTCAACAAATGGTTAAGAAAAAACCATGAAATATCCAATGCTTTTGAGTTTAAAGAGATAGATCAAGTGAAAAGATTAGATCCGCAAAACAATCTGAATCTATTGATAGATAGACCTATTCTGTTATTACATGGAGATAGGGATAATGTAGTACCCATTGAAAGCCAGCGCATTTTCTATCATAAAATTAGACATAAATACAGTTATCGCGATAGGATAAAATTAATAGAATATCCAAATCTAAACCATTTTGTTACTACCAATATGATGGAGGAGTGTATTGCATGGTTTGATAGATTTTTATAG